Below is a genomic region from Coleofasciculaceae cyanobacterium.
AAAATCTAATTGCAAATGCCTTGCCTCAAGAACAAGTTTTAGAAAAACTCGATCCTGTTCCAGTGTTTACAATTGCCGACGAGCAAGGTGCGCCTTTAGTTGCATCAGGAGAAGATCAGGCCAAAGTTGCAGGGGTTTTTATTTCTCAGGATGATGCTAACCAATTTGTCAATCAGTTAAAAACTGAAAATCCCGAACTAGCACAAAAAGTCAAGGTTGTACCAGTTTCATTAGGAGAGGTTTACAAACTAGCTGAATCTGCTAAAACTCAAGAAAATCCCCTAAATTTTGCTTATGTACCTGAACAAGAAGCCGTAAGTTCAGCCAAAACTATCGGTGAAGCTAATCAGCAACCATACAAAGGTGGAGTACCTTTATTTGTAGCGCGAGGTGGTGAAGGTAAGGGTTACTTAACCTTTGAAAGAAATTCTCAGCAGGTTATTCCTTTTTTCTTTGACAAACAACAGTTAGAACAAATGGTAGCCAGGTTTAAAGAACAAGAACCAGAAGTTGCTGCTAATGTAAATATTGAGGTTCATCCCCTAGAAGGAGTAATTGAAACTCTCGAAACAGGTTCGGATGAGATACTACAAAAAATTGTTTTAGTACCATCAAGTGAATCAATTGAGTTTTTACAAAACGTAGCTCCATCTCCCACAGGAGGAGAAGAAGGAACAATTGAAACAACTCCAGAAGCAGCACCAGCACCAGTAGCACCCCAGAATTAATTAGAATTGTCTAACATTTCTGGTCAAGAACTACACCGTTGGTATCAACAGGCAAAAAAAACGGCGATCGCTAACAATATAGATCTAGCTGAAGTTGATTGGTTACTTCAGAGCTTAACTGGCTTAGATCGCCTGTCTTTACGTCTGGGTACATTCCAAAATCAAGCACAGCTTGAAAGTCATAAAACCCTGTCAGAGCTAAAATTGCTATGGCAACAGCGTCTTCAAGAACGTCTACCAGTTCAATACTTGCTGGAAACTGTTTTTTGGAGACGTTTTCAATTAAAGGTTACCCCAGCAGTTTTAATTCCTCGTCCAGAAACAGAATTAATTATCGATCTAGCTCAAGAAAATAATCTAATTTCTAAAGGCGATCGACATTGGGTAGATTTAGGCACTGGTAGCGGTGCGATCGCCCTGGGTTTGGCAGATGTTTTTCCTCAAGCTACGATCCACGCAGTAGATTTAAGCAGTGATGCTTTACAAATTGCTCGAGAAAATGCGGTTAATTTAAATCTAGAATCAAATATTCGCTTTTATCAGGGTAGCTGGTGGAGTCCCCTAGAGTTTCTCCAAGGCAAAGTAACAGGAATGGTTTCTAATCCGCCTTATATTCCTACCGCACAGATAAACCATTTACAGCCAGAAGTAGCCTGCCATGAGCCTCGTCTCGCTCTTGATGGAGGTCATGATGGTTTAAACGATTTGCGCTATTTGGTTAAAACTGCTCCTCAATATTTAGTTTCAGGAGGAATCTGGCTGGTAGAATTGATGACTGGTCAAGCTAGTACAGTAATTGAACTATTGAAACATCAGGGAGAATATGATGATGTGAAATCGTACTCAGATCTTAATGGCATTGAACGCTTTGTTCTAGCCTACCGCCGTTAACTATTTAAGTATGATAAAAGTTATTTGATCAATCAAAGTAATCGAGCGTTTATGGTACAAGTTTCTCAGGCAGATCTAATTACAGGAGCGATCGCAGGAAAAGTAGTCAGTTTTCCTACCGATACCGTACCAGCATTAGCCGTAAAACCCGAGTCGGCAAAGCAGATTTATCAGCTAAAGCAGCGTTCTCATGATAAACCATTGATTTTATTAGGAGCATCAATTCAAGATTTACTGCCCTATGTGGTTTACACCCGCTCAGAATTGACAGCGTGGCAATCTTTAATCGGTCAATATTTACCTGGTGCGCTTACTTTAGTGCTACCCGCCTCTGCCAAAGTTCCTGCGGCAGTTAATCCAACCGAGTCCAACACCGTCGGCATTAGAATTCCCAATCATCCCATTGCACTCAACATATTGCAGCAAACTGGTGTTTTAGCTACCAGCAGTGCTAATATCTCAGGGCAAAATACTCTGATGACGATGGAAGCAATTGAGCGAGCTTTTCCAGATATTTTGGTGCTTGATTGGCTAGATTCATCAGCAAGCGGTGCTTTGGCTAGTGGACTTCCTTCTACAGTAGTTTGTTGGCAGAATCAAGGATGGCAAATTTTGCGCCAGGGAAGTGTAACTATTTAATTTGAAAGCATAACTGGTTAAATAATCTTAAAATGTTATATTACATTAGTTCCAAGTTACTGAAGCCTGACATCAATCGTTACAATATACAATAAAAGTAGTAGTCTAAAACTAAATTGATGGGGTAAAAGCTAACGCAAAAAACAGCAGTAGTTAGCAATGTTTCATGTAATAAACTTTACTTTGAATCTATTTCTTTGAATTATGAATGAAATTGATGAGCTAAAAGAAGAACTCAAACAGGCGCAGCTTGCTTATCAAATGGCAGCACAAATGAGCCAATTCAAGGCGGGTTTTTTAGCTAGAACTTCTCATGAACTGCGATCGCCTCTTAGCAGTCTGATTGGTTTGCATCAATTAATTTTGTCAGATTTGTGTGAAAGTCCCGAAGAACAAAAAGAATTTATTGCTCAGGCTTATCACTCTGCCTTAAAGTTAATGAAGCTGATTGATGAGATTGTTGCTGTTTCTAAAACAGAATATGGCAGTAATAGTCTACACCTAGAATCGCTTCAGCTTGCAGAAATATTTAGGGAAATCGATCGTCTTACTCATCTTCAGGCTGCTAACCGTAATTTAAAATTAGAAATCGTCAATCCTGATTCGGAAGTTTATGTTTTTGCCGATCGCTCTCGATTAGTTCAGTTGATTTTTAACCTAATTGACAGTGGCATTTCTTTAATGAAGAGAGGGACAATTAAACTCTCAACTACTGAAGTGACGCTCGATAGCGTGAAGGTTGAAATCGACTTAGAATGTCCTGCTGTTTTGTGGCAAGAATCAACTTCAACTGAACCCAATTTTAATCCGAATGATTTAGCCGAAATTCGCGAATTTTTACAAGAGATTAGCCTGTCAGCCAACATGAAGCTATTATTATCTCAAACTCTATTAGAAACAATGGGTGGTAGTTTAGAATTATTAGATCTTGGCTATCTCAATAAACAGCAGCCATTAACTCGGATAATATTAACCTGCAAGAGAAATAATTAAGTGGCTTTTGGGGAAAATGCCAGAGCAAAAAAAAAGACTGCCAATAATTTTTTGTTAGTTTATTGACAATCTATTTTTTTAATTGTTCGGCACAAATTATATTGCCATAAAGTT
It encodes:
- a CDS encoding L-threonylcarbamoyladenylate synthase, encoding MVQVSQADLITGAIAGKVVSFPTDTVPALAVKPESAKQIYQLKQRSHDKPLILLGASIQDLLPYVVYTRSELTAWQSLIGQYLPGALTLVLPASAKVPAAVNPTESNTVGIRIPNHPIALNILQQTGVLATSSANISGQNTLMTMEAIERAFPDILVLDWLDSSASGALASGLPSTVVCWQNQGWQILRQGSVTI
- a CDS encoding Tic22 family protein, producing the protein MIKPLVRWSITLGVAGVSFFSWGILENLIANALPQEQVLEKLDPVPVFTIADEQGAPLVASGEDQAKVAGVFISQDDANQFVNQLKTENPELAQKVKVVPVSLGEVYKLAESAKTQENPLNFAYVPEQEAVSSAKTIGEANQQPYKGGVPLFVARGGEGKGYLTFERNSQQVIPFFFDKQQLEQMVARFKEQEPEVAANVNIEVHPLEGVIETLETGSDEILQKIVLVPSSESIEFLQNVAPSPTGGEEGTIETTPEAAPAPVAPQN
- the prmC gene encoding peptide chain release factor N(5)-glutamine methyltransferase; this encodes MSNISGQELHRWYQQAKKTAIANNIDLAEVDWLLQSLTGLDRLSLRLGTFQNQAQLESHKTLSELKLLWQQRLQERLPVQYLLETVFWRRFQLKVTPAVLIPRPETELIIDLAQENNLISKGDRHWVDLGTGSGAIALGLADVFPQATIHAVDLSSDALQIARENAVNLNLESNIRFYQGSWWSPLEFLQGKVTGMVSNPPYIPTAQINHLQPEVACHEPRLALDGGHDGLNDLRYLVKTAPQYLVSGGIWLVELMTGQASTVIELLKHQGEYDDVKSYSDLNGIERFVLAYRR
- a CDS encoding HAMP domain-containing sensor histidine kinase, translated to MNEIDELKEELKQAQLAYQMAAQMSQFKAGFLARTSHELRSPLSSLIGLHQLILSDLCESPEEQKEFIAQAYHSALKLMKLIDEIVAVSKTEYGSNSLHLESLQLAEIFREIDRLTHLQAANRNLKLEIVNPDSEVYVFADRSRLVQLIFNLIDSGISLMKRGTIKLSTTEVTLDSVKVEIDLECPAVLWQESTSTEPNFNPNDLAEIREFLQEISLSANMKLLLSQTLLETMGGSLELLDLGYLNKQQPLTRIILTCKRNN